The Gossypium hirsutum isolate 1008001.06 chromosome A03, Gossypium_hirsutum_v2.1, whole genome shotgun sequence genome contains the following window.
TTATAAACACGAGCTGCTAAACTAGTAATGTAGGGTTGAGAGAACTTACCCAGCAATGAGTAAAACCATAGCGATCACCAAAAATAGGTATTGGTATGCCTTATGCTTAGATGTTACACGAGCACCAGCAGGAAGCTGTTTACGTCCCACCCACCCGAATTGGGGGCGAAGCAGCAAAACGAACCCAAGGAGAAAACCGGTTAAGAAACCTCCAATATGCGCAAAGTTGTCGACGTGGGGAAGAATCCCCACTGCTAAGTTAATGACAATGATGACCACGAGTGTGATCAGAGCTGCAGCCTACAAATTAAGGTAAAAAATCAATATCCTCAATTACTTTTCAAGCCACATGAAAAAAGCAATCACCTATAACCCTGGTTTCCGTTCATTGCATTTCTAAGTAGATAGGAACCCGAGGCAACTACTATTACCTTATTTGTATAGATAGTCCAATTAGTCAGCAGCTCTGACAACATTGCTCCAAGAAGGCCAAATAAAGCACCAGAGGCACCAACAGAAATGCTGCGTTGGATGAAAAGAGACGATAGTACGCTACCACCAAAACCGGACAATAGATAGATAAGCCCAACACGTACTGCCAGGAGAAAGAACATATGTCAATTAAAAAACCAACCAAAGACTGACAACGCTTATAAATGTTACATATTCTAGAAATATTATACAATTGCAAAAGGGAACAGATAACGTACTGAATCCAAATTGTTGTTCAAGGCGTATTCCAATGAAGATCAAGCTCAACATGTTTGCAAGTAGATGAATAACACCAGCGTGCAGCCAGATGCAAGTGATAAGCCTCCACGCTTGATTGCCATGCACTACCTTTTCCCAGTTTAAGGCTCCCAATTTTTCCAATCTGAAGAAGAACAAGGAGAAAGAACAACATAAAATTACACAACTACCGATTATCTACAACGACATGgcataataaaaaaaagggttgCTAAGCCATAATGATATAACATGTTCAAGTTTATGTACATACTGAATGATGATAGCCAAAACCGAACTTCTACCTAGTTACTATTAGAAACATTAGGATTTGCATTGGAccatacaaaaacaaaaataaagctaCAAATCAACTAACTTCATTACCCAGTCCATGATTTCAGATAAAGTTCATTACCTAAATTAACAAAGCAACTAACTTAAGTTCCTATAAAACCATTAATCCTTAAATTAGCAAAGCAACTAACTTCATTACCCAGTCCATGATTTCCAGACATGCCATTATTTAACAAAGCTCGAATTTGACTCAATTGATAGCTCGACCAAGTTCGAGTCTTTTTTCGAGTAGCTTGCAAGCACCTTTACACCCCTACTATAGACAAAGCAAACCATGACATTTCATACTGAGAATTCCTATTGCTGCTAAATGAACAAGGAAGAAGAAATCTAATAATAACCTTAAATAGTATCAATCAAATCAGACACAAATTTCCAATAGAATCAAAATAAATCACAGATTGATATATCCTTTAGCATGATCCAAGGATAATCCTATAGAAGATCAATTGGGGACTGCAGTTGAATCATCAAATAATAACTTCCTACATAAACAACTTCAAAAAGATACCAACAGTCCATATCTAAAACTTGCAAGCAATCTTcttccccccttctttagaatTGAAAGTTGCAAAACGACCCTCAACTTCAATTCCAACCCAATTTCCCATCACACATAAAAAACACAAAAACTAAACAAAATCTCAGAAAACCAGAGACAGCAAAAAGAAGTGAAATTTAAAGATAGGGGGAACATGAGACGTACGTATTAGAAGAAGGACCAAAGAGAGGATTTTCTTTCAAAGGTTCAAAAGAAAGCCTGCCAAGGAACCTAGCCACACAACCACCTTCAAATCCCTGATTGTTCTTAGGACAGTTATTAACATACATCACCACAACAAAAACAGCAATATTAGCCACTACAAACATCGGAACAAGCCATGAAGTCCattgtttttcattattttccacATAGTAcgaagaagaagatgattggtTATAGCTATTCCCCCTGTTCTTCACATTACTTCCTCCTCCTCTTTCAAGATCCCCACTTGCCATTTCTCCTTCAAAAACCAAAAAGTCCCTTCCTTTTTGACTCTTTAATAAACGAGACTCTTTAATAAACGAAGTTGTGATCTTTTTTTCTGGGTTTTCTTGGGGGTATTGAGTTGAAGTTTATATGAACTCAAAAGAAGAGTGGCttaaaagaaaaatggatgaCCAGAAATGGgaagaaaaggagaaaaataaTTGGGttttgctttgtttatgtaattggTGTTGTTAAAGCGTTGAAGTTAAAACATGGGAGGAGtgattttctttctaaattttcGCTTTGGTTTTTAGAATTTGGAACACAGTCTGTCTCTTTCTATTGTTGGGGGATGATGCTTCTCGGTGGTTTTGTCAGTAAAGCGGTGGGGGTTGATAGAGTAACCTAACTCCCCTATTTTCAATGCAATAAATAATATATGGAAGTACTCTATTTGAAATTACTAATATACCCCTATCTTCAACAAAATTTAGATCCGATTTTGGAGTAATGATAATTTTAGCccttaacttttatattttttgttaatttaatctttattatttttttaagttaaatttagtcaatgctaattaaaacattattCTTTTAATGATGTTGATGTGTCAACTCACATGACAGTGCaagtatattttattaaaaaattaagattcaaaaaattataaaaagttcaaaaaatagCATGAAGTcaagggcgaagccagaacaaatttttaggggggccggataaaattttaattttttatagtttatatctttataatttgtaaaggattaaatcgaaattttataattttagggggggcaaagcgcaattttacctttactaacttaaaattttaaaaaaatttaaagggccaAAGGAGCAAATCtacattttaggggggtcggGGCCCATGTCAGCCCCCTGGCTTCGCCCCTGCATAAAGTGCATGTAGATTGTTATCCgagttattatatttaaaaattaatatttaagtcagtattttcattttaaaaaatacaacaattcaatactttttaaaagattaatggtCAAGTACTACACTTTTTAAAATGTTGATgatcaaatttagctaaaaaaaaagaccaaattgataaaatatttaaatattaagagctaaatttgttattatacctttAATTAAATCTTTCAAAAGTATTCTTCTAATCAAGTTACTCTACCGATTTaggtattttaaaatatttatcaatttatacatatttttaaaatattttgaattgtttttttcatttaaattggTATGATAATCCAAATaacaaattgatttttaaataaatataaatgaaaaaaaataaattatgcttaaattggatataattttttttaatgaaagcaAAATTATCTAATAAATGATGGAGAGGTTATTACTTGGGGAAAAGAGAGATTAGGAGACAAAATGATGATTTGAAAAGCAATAAAAAaggttttaatcttttttttagctcttcttttaatcattttaatatgttAGAAAGGGCAAAAGGAAAAGTTTaatcatgttttttttattactattataatatattaatatttttttagtattttaatatatttcaattctaataattataatttttaattaatttgaattcagccctttatttttcttttatttcagtcattttcaattattttattattttaacctctctttcatttttttttctctttgaccaatttaaattaaattttatatattattaactaGCTCAAGTCAATATTGATTCCAAGTACAagtagaaaaagtaaaaattaaaatttaaaaattaatagttttttatttttatttatacttaaatactTCACTTATTGAGTTGGATTTTTATTCGAAGTTGGAATTATAATGATTTTGAATGCATTTTTCAAATAGGATGAGATCATATATTTGGTGGAATTATGTCACCTTTAGATCaacaattaaatttcaaaacacaAGTCTTTTTCCAATGGGGGAAAcacatgttttttctttttaattgcttCCATTAATTTCCAGAAATTTTAACTTAATGAAGTAAAAATATCATAGCAGTTTTTTGTACTatgaattaaattgtattttgctCCATCTATTAAAAAGGGAGAAATTAGGTCTTTGTGTAATGTTAAAAACTGGCATAACTAACAGAAAAACCAGACAATGACGCTTGGTGTGCCACGTATACCTCATGTTGATATACAATGACTAAtttagaaatggatgaaatttttaatagaatgactaatttgctctttgacCTAACGTACATCACTTAATTTGCCTACTTTTTTTAGTATAAAGACTAATATATAATCTAACTTTTAATACGGAGACCTACATGATACATTTACCATCAAATTCGACTTTGATTTCCTTAATTCACTTTTGAAATTACAAAAAATCTATCATTATCatacatttttatttgtttattgtataatttaattttaaaaaattgtgtatatttttttaaaaaataaaattaagtttgtaattgatatttctaataaatttgcaaaaagaaaatttaaatttcaaacatattGGGAAATAATAATGATTATATATAAGTCCATAGTTATGACTAATTCTacaattgaaaatatttaataaaataaaatcacaacTTAAATGTTGAAGTTGTAGATGATAATTGTTTGTCATTTGCAAGGATGCAGACGTTTATTTGGgtataattaaatttagtttGGAAATATTATGTGATGTTTATTTGGGCAatagttagaattttttttttattcaacgCAAATCATTCTTTAAATAATTTCTCTATAACATGTAATATAAATGAAATTAGAAACAAAAATTAGTGTGAAAAAAATCCTAAACCCCAAATAAAATCCCTAAATTTAAATGAGCATTTATAatagtgttttaattttttttaactctcgTTATAAAATATAATCTCACCacaatgttatttttatactagCATATAGACTATCTAAATGGGCCTTAATTTGGATATGGGGAAAACGCGGAGGCAAAATGGAAAAAGTAAGGGTGACGCAAGCTGAGATTAGGCGGAGGCGGAGGGAATAGATGATGAAGTTGGTTGTAAGAAGCGTGTTGCTTGCGCGTATCAATATGTATGTGAAACATGAATCTTATCTGCAGGAGAACATGCACAAATTGTGTTGAAGTATGAGTTGGTGAAACGGGTATGGTAGGCTGCCTTGCTTGCTTCCAAGCTACTCTCTCATCCACATCACTTTGCCATTTGTCTCTCATCTgcccccttttcttttctttttatgacTTTTTTCCCTTCAGTCCCTCTCATCCACCAAAACCACTTTTAACCTCTGCCTCTCATTCTATTTTTATGTGTTATGTGGGAACTTTCCTTTCTCATTTTTCATCTATGTTTTGTACCCACTTTAAATTTAGTATTTCTATGTTTCTTTATAGGGATAAAGTatatttaacccctaaatttgataactttcttttaatttgatccttaaatttttttcccCAATAGTCTTGAAACTTAAGTTGGAACTAAATgttttttcttatctttttttatgtataaagttcgtatttcattgaaaatttgaatataaatcTTTTACCACACTTCGGATTACTTAGTATTTGTATTTGggttaagtttaaaataaaaggaaatagtAAGGTTGAAAACTATTGCTCACCTCAGCTTTTATGGTTGAACCAAGACAAGGATGATCATAATAATTCCTTTTGAACTTTGATTAGTTATATCTGGTGTTAATCAACAGGTCCACCTCAATAAAATAAACGCATTAGGGATGCTTTCTTCtccattttaagttttatttcttAATAAAACTGAGATGGATTGATAACAAGTGGCATTAATTTCTAGCCTCCCTTTAGCAGGCGATACGAGAATATTTTAGAAGCATTTTGACAAAAATTTGTCCCTACCTTtaaagtatttttcaattttttttggtgtttttatattaaaatactttcagaaattactaaattaaataattagtgaCTGTTCATGATTCTCAAtgcattaaataaattttaaaaaagcttATTTAAAGATTAGATAAAAATGAAATCTTTAATAAAAGTTACATTCAAGACGAACATTATAAATGTAAACAGTTTTTCACTTAAATATGTTGGACGTCCAATTATGCAAATCTTTATCGATTCAGAATTTATCTTAAAATCACAAAAACGACCCATTCAAGAGCAGAGTTGAGCAATTCAGATCAACCGAGATGAATTTAAATAAGGAAATTTGGACTTCAAGCCAGCCTGaaccaaattattatttaaatttaattataaaaatatttatttttaataaataataaattagagTCACAAAAGAATCAAGCTCGGCCAACCCAAGTGAGGTCTAAAAGAGCCATTGGATCCACTTTCCTATGTCTCAAGTCTCAACCCGGAGGCCAGGTTTTAGGTAGCTGAGTGGCCCATTCCATGTCTATAATCACTTACTTAAAGCCTAAAAGCCTTAGACCTAGGCCAAATTCACAAGCCATAATCACAACCCACTTCTCTAGAGCCACTTCAGGGGCTTAGGCCGTAGCCATAACTACCCTGCTTCTATTTCTTGGTTTGCCTAAGTTTCACAATATGAATAAACTATGAACGACATCAACAATCAGGTTTTGATTAACTAGAAGTTGaagctaaaataaataaaaccttgATTTTGTTATACAACTCGTTATGGTATTCATGAGGAAAATGGCATCTAAACCGAAAATGATCAAAAGATTCGCCATCGCCATTCACTACCATTACACACAGGAGGCCATGAAGGAGAAACCAATTAAAAGGCAATAAGCTCAGGAATGGGTAGCAACTAGCAAGTGCCCATATAAAAGCAACTTCAgcaatcaaatgaacaaaataggTTTCTATGCATGTAACCTAAGACATCTAATGCTAAAATCTGCTTATCATCACATAAAAAGGTTCTCGTAAGAAGACACCAGCAGGCTCTAATTTTACTAGCCATCTTAAGTTATGTTGCTTTAGCAGTTTCGCAAACTCGAGAAAACTTTGCCAGAAGACCGCACAACTGAAGATATGAACCAACTCCATCACAGATCCTCATATGAGCAAACCCAGTTTCCTGCAACtcataagaaataataaatattgtgGCAAAAGACTGGATTTTGTACTTAAATGTAAATTAAATACCGGCCTAGCAAGATTGGTGTACCTTCATGAATTCCAGTTTTAAGTACTCGGCcatatcataattttttattattctgaaaAGGGTAGTGATTATATCAGTAGGAGAATAGCCCAAATCGTAGAGTTGCTTCAGAGCGAAACAAGCATCATCAAATTTCCCTTCAAGTACATTGCGGACCATATTTTTCACATGCAATGGATGAGGCTGGTCACAAACCtgaaaagaaacaaacatattATAGCATTCCCAAAGATATATCGTACCAATTTGTTAGAAGTACTTTTTGAAATATAACCTTGAAAACATTTTCTTGATTGACAAAACGGAATCCACTGTATGTAGCCTGCAAGTTGTTCAACGCCTGTCTCATATCACCATCAGCTGTGAAAATGATAGCTTCAAGACCTTCCGGAACATACGGTACCTGCATTGATTGCAAAGTGAGGTCAACTATACATTTGCATCAACGGAAATCATCATTGATTGTCCTGAACAGTAAATCCTTGAGCCACTCAACAGTAAACAGTTATCTCAAAGTAACTAAAATTCTGCCACTTTAGTATTTTTCACCTAACGTATGGAAGTGTGGAATCATCATTGCAACTTATAGACTTTGCTTGataaagtgaaaagaaaataggAAGGATAGAAAATTGGAAGAATAGATCAATAGAAAgatggaaaatataatttttctttccattgGTGCCCTTGGTAGGAAAGAcggaaaaatcaaaagaaaaagtaaatttctTCCTAGTCATTGCTAGGCAGAGTTCAAAAATaagaggaaagaaaatgaaacctttgtaaaatgcataattttgaactaaaatacATCTACCTCTCATTTGGAATGATTTGTTTTTTATGCATTAAGATAGAAATTCATCATCTCTCTTGTCTTCTTTCATCTCGATTTTCTTTCCTACCAAGCAcacccaaaatttattttcttataacttTTCCACTCCCTCCTTCCATCCTTCCACTTTTTCACTCAACCAAACACACCCTTAGTGTTTAAAAAGCAAATAGACAAAGGCACTCCCTTGAAAAGAGAAGTGATGAAATTGGCAACAAGCAAAAATGTTAGCATTTCATAGAGACTCATCCTTAATGATAACAAGAATGAGAAAAGTAGGGGGGTCAAAGGTACCCTACAGACATCAAGTAACATGCAAGAATAAAACTTATTGCAAAAAAACTAGTATACCTGCTCTGCATCTACTACCACCATGAGACGGCCTAGAATCTCCTGATCATATAACCTTGAAAATCGAACAAGGGCACATCTACTCTGAATAGGTTCAATGATTTTTGATGATGTATTGCAAGCAAGAGCAAAACGAGTAGAGTTTGAGTATATTTCCATCGTCCTCCTCAAGGCTTGTTGTGCACCAGATGTCATGCTAACAGCAAAAAGATATAAGCATATCAGATATTtaatcgaaagaaaagaagaaacacAGTGCAACTGTAAGTTATAACATTATAAACTCAAAACCAAAAGAAGCTCCCAGCACaaattaacaaaacataaatacaCAAGGTAGTTTGATTATTCAAATTCTAGCAGATACAAGTAGATTATCAAAAGAAATAGGCAGCATGATCAACATCAAGATTCATGTTATACAACCACTAGATTTTACCTGTCAGCTTCATCCAAAATAATTATCTTGTGCCGTCCAGGAGGTAAAGTTACTTTCTTTTGAGCAAACATCTTAATCTTGTTCCGAACGACATCTATACCCCTAtaagattaaaagaaaaataacaatggAATTTGCCAACTTCAAATTCAAAAGTTAAAGGAACTAAAATGCCACAAACACCAAAAGTTTACCTGTCATCTGATGCATTAAGCTCCAAAACAGCCTCCTTATAGACTGGCCCCAAAAGCTCATGTGCAAGAGCCAAAATACTAGTTGTTTTACCAGTTCCAGGAGGACCCTAAAAAATATCGTGCAGAATATTCATGAAACTAAGAATTCTTATACATtgcttggattttttttttttaattttgctttcATTCATTAATTCTCAAAGACATTAATCCttaaaaaataactcaaaaatatgttttagcTATACAAGATCTCAATACACTACATTCAAAGCAAGCCATCAGCCTACTTTAAGGTCCTTCAAGCAACTTTACCCctttttttccctaaaattttaacttaattacggAACCTTACCACATTTCCAACGCTTAATGAAAATTCACCTGTTATTATTCTTCTATCAAAAACTGAAGATCCCACCAGTTATTTTAGTAGTCATTGCTACTATGAGTTAGGG
Protein-coding sequences here:
- the LOC107963760 gene encoding RHOMBOID-like protein 2 is translated as MASGDLERGGGSNVKNRGNSYNQSSSSSYYVENNEKQWTSWLVPMFVVANIAVFVVVMYVNNCPKNNQGFEGGCVARFLGRLSFEPLKENPLFGPSSNTLEKLGALNWEKVVHGNQAWRLITCIWLHAGVIHLLANMLSLIFIGIRLEQQFGFIRVGLIYLLSGFGGSVLSSLFIQRSISVGASGALFGLLGAMLSELLTNWTIYTNKAAALITLVVIIVINLAVGILPHVDNFAHIGGFLTGFLLGFVLLLRPQFGWVGRKQLPAGARVTSKHKAYQYLFLVIAMVLLIAGFTVGLVMLFRGENGHDHCSWCHYLSCVPTSKWHCGN
- the LOC107963759 gene encoding replication factor C subunit 2; this encodes MTSSSSSTAGGYDVPWVEKYRPSKVSDIVGNEDAVSRLQVIARDGNMPNLILSGPPGTGKTTSILALAHELLGPVYKEAVLELNASDDRGIDVVRNKIKMFAQKKVTLPPGRHKIIILDEADSMTSGAQQALRRTMEIYSNSTRFALACNTSSKIIEPIQSRCALVRFSRLYDQEILGRLMVVVDAEQVPYVPEGLEAIIFTADGDMRQALNNLQATYSGFRFVNQENVFKVCDQPHPLHVKNMVRNVLEGKFDDACFALKQLYDLGYSPTDIITTLFRIIKNYDMAEYLKLEFMKETGFAHMRICDGVGSYLQLCGLLAKFSRVCETAKAT